Below is a genomic region from Mesorhizobium sp..
ACGCGCATGTCGACACGCTGTGGACCGGCGGCCGCTGGTGCGAGGGACCGGCCTATCTGCCCGCCGGACGCTACCTTATCTGGTCGGACATCCCGAACGACCGGATCCTGCGCTGGGACGAAGCGAGCGGCCAGGTCGCAACCTTCGAGCAGCCCTGCCGCAACCAGAATGGGCACACCGTCGATCATCAGGGGCGGCTGATCGCCTGCGAGCACCGCAGCCGCAGTGTCACGCGCATCGCCATAGACGGCTCGCGCGAGGTACTGGCGGACCGGTTCGAGGGAAAGCGCTTCAATTCGCCCAACGACGTGGTGGTGAAGTCGGACGGCTCGATCTGGTTTACCGATCCGTCCTACGGCATCGACAGCGACTATGAGGGCGACAAGTCGCTGATGGAGCAGGACGGCCGCCACGTCTACCGCATCGACCCGTCAGGTTCTGTCACACGCGTGGTGGCCGACATGAAGCAGCCGAACGGGCTGGCGTTCTCGCCGGACGAAAAGCATCTCTACGTCGCCGACACCGGCCGGACCCATTTTCCCGACTGCGCGCCGCGCATCCGCCGCTATCCGCTCCTGTCCGTCGGCGCGTCGCTCGGTCCGGGCGAGGATTTCGTCTTCTGCGACTCCGGCCTGTTTGACGGCTTCAGGGTCGACACCGCCGGCAATATCTGGGCCTCGGCGGGCGACGGGGTTCACTGCTTTGCGGCCGACGGAACCCTGCTGGGCAAGATCCGCATCGACGAAGTCGTCGCGAACGTCTGCTTCGGCGGACCGAAGCGCAACCGGCTGTTCATCTGCGCGACGACGTCGCTGCGGTCAGTCTACGTCAATGCGCGCGGCGCGGGCGAACGGTTCGTCTGACAGGCGGACGGGCGGCGTCGCGTTCAGATCGCGCTCACGATGCGCCGACGGCGGTGCGGGCGCCCGATCCGCCGGAATCCTGGGTGGCAATCACGGCGTCCGTATTGGCAAGCAGCCGCCTCACTGCCTTGCGCGCCGCTTCCGGGCGCTGCAGGCGGATGCAGCGTTCGATCTCCTCATGCAGGTCCTGCGCATGGCGCAGGTCGTTGACCTCGCGCGTGACGAAAACGAACAGGCCTTCCAGCGCGGAATCGATGAGCGCGCCCAGCGGCAAGAGCAACTCGTTGCCCGCCGCGCGCAGGATCGCCAGATGAAAGCGTGTATCCGCTGCTGTGCGCTCGCTCAGCGTCCGCGCGGTGCCCATCTCGTGGCAGGCCTTGCTGATCGCCTCCATCTGGGTCTCGCTGCGTCGCTGAGAGGCGAGCGCTGCGGCTTCCGGCTCAATGATGTAGCGAAACTCCTGCACAGTCTTCAGGAAGGTGCGGCGCTCCGGCGAGGCGGCGTACCAGGTGAGCACCTCGCGATCGAGCAGGTTCCAGCGTTCCCGCGGCTCCACCCAGCTGCCGATCTTCGGCCGCGAGGCGAGCAGGTTCTTGGCCATCAGCATCTTGATCGCCTCGCGCACGACCGAGCGGCCGACGCCGAACATCGCCGACCATTCGGCTTCGTTGGGCAGGATCGTGCCGGGCGGGTAGTCGCCCCGCACGATGCGCTGGCCGATCTCGTTGGCGACCGAGAAATGCACGAAGGTTCCGCCTATGCGCGGGGCTTCCCGTCCGACGCTTCGCGGCTTCGTCGCCATTCAATGCTCCAATTTCGACATGGCGACGTCAGCTCTCCGGGTTGCGGCTCGCCCGGATCCGGTCGAACGCGACGGCCGTGATGATGAAAGACCCCACGAACACTCCCTGCCAGAAAGGATTGATTCCGAGAAGGGTCAAAGAGTTGCGGATCATCTCGATCAGCACCGCGCCGACGACTGCTCCGAAGGCGGTGCCGCCGCCGCCGGCGAGATTGGCTCCGCCGATGACCACCGCCGCGATGACGACAAGCTCCATGCCTGTTCCCATTCCCGTGGTGATGGTGCCCAGCCACCCCACCTGCAGGATGCCGGCGATTCCCGCCATCAGCGCCGAGAGCATGTAGACGCTGACCTTGATGCGCTTCACCGGCACCCCGGTCAGCGTGGCGGCATGCTCGTTGCCGCCGATGGCGAAGATATGCCGGCCCCAGCGCGTCCAGCGGAAGGTGAAGCCGAAGACCAGCGCGAAGACGATGAGGAAGACCGCCGGATTGGGGACGAAGATGTTCTGCCCGAGCCAGGTGAAGAAGCTGCCGAGCGCGCCGTCGGGACCGGCCCATCCGGCCATCGTGTTGAACCAACCGCGCGTCGATCCGCCGCCGATCGCCACCATCTTGGCGTGGTCGACGCCGAACTGGTAGACCATCTGATTGCCCGAGAGCACCATCGCGACGCTGCGCGCGAAGGACATCATGGCGAGCGTGACGACGAAGGGCGGCATGCCGACATAGGCGATCAGGACGCCGTTGACGAAACCGCAGGCGAGCGCGGCCAGGAGCGCGCAGGGAAGGGCGATCCAGATCGGATAGTTCCAGCTCATCATCATGCCGGCGACCATGCCCGCGAGGCAGAGCACCGCGCCGACCGACAGGTCGATGCCCCCGGTGATGATGACGGCGGTCATGCCGAGTCCGATGATGCCGACGAAGGCGCAGTTGCGCGCCACGTTGAACAGGTTCTGCGGCGTATCGAAGGACGTCGTGGCGAAGGACAGGTAGGCGAAGGCGAGCACCGCCGCCAGAAAGACCCAGAAGGTCTGGCTGGCCAGCATATGGCCGAGCGCGCCATGCTGCTGCTTGTCGATCGTCTCCTGAAGCGTGACGGCCATGGGTGCGGGCATCTCCTCGCTGTGATCAGGCAGTCTCAATCGCGCCGGTGATGAGGCCCGTGACCTCCTCCGGCGACGAGGCCGATATGGGCTTGTCGGCGACTTTGCGGCCTCGCCGCAGCACCGCGACGCGGTCGGCGACCGCGAACACGTCCGGCATGCGGTGGCTGATCAGCACCACGGCGATGCCGTGGTCGCGCAGCCTGCGGATCAGGTTCAGCACCTCCGCGACCTGGCGCACGCTGATCGCCGCGGTCGGCTCGTCCATCAGCACGATCTTCGGCTCCGACAGCCGGGTGCGGGCGATAGCCACCGCCTGGCGCTGGCCGCCGGACATCTGGCGAACGAGGTCGCGCGCGCGCGTCTCGGACTTCAGCTCCGCGAAGAGCTCGCCGGCGCGGGCATACATCTGCTTGTAGTCGAGAATCTTGAACGGACCCCAGCCCTTTCGCAACTCCCGGCCGAGGAACACGTTCGCGCCGGCGGTGAGATTGTTGCACAGCGCCAGGTCCTGGTAGACGATCTCGACGCCGTGGCGCCGCGCGTCGATGGGCTGACCGAAATGCACTTCCTTGTCGGCGATGTGGATGCTTCCGCCGGTCGGCGGGAAGTTGCCGGCGATGATCTTCACCAGCGTCGACTTGCCCGCGCCATTGTCGCCCATCAGGCCCAGCACCTCGGCCGGCTCGAGCGACAGCGACACGTCGCTCAGTGCGTGGATCGCACCGAAATGCTTGGAAATGTTCGTCAGCCTCAGCGCCGTCATGCCCTCACCCGCCGTCGTCGCCCAACCATTAGCAAACCAAAACCCGCTTCGGTCAATAGGACGGAAAAATATTTATCGGATTTATCAGACAATATATTGACGGGCGGCGGCGGACTGCGCTTCTATTGAGGCGGGAGGAAGTGCATGCTGATCCTGGTTACGGGAGCGACGGGCAAAGTCGGGCGCGCGTTGATCGCGCGGCTCGGGCGCGAGACGCCGGCGCCGGCCATCCGCGCGCTCTGCCACAACCGCAGGCTGCCGGAGGAGGACGGGCTGTCCGTCGTCGCCGGATCGATCTCCGACCGGGAAGTGTGCCGCGAGGCGATGCGCGGGGTGACCCATGTCGTCCATCTCGCCACCTGCAAGGAGACGCCCGACGAGGTCATGGACGTGACCGTCAAGGGCCTGTTCTGGCTGCTCGAGGAGTTTCGGCAGAACCCGGGCTCGAAGCGTTTCGTGCTGATCGGCGGGGACGCCGCCGTCGGCCATTACTTCCACCGCCATCCCGCACCGATCACCGAGGATGCGCCGCACATGGCCTATCCCGGCTGCTATGCGCTGTCGAAGGTGCTGGAGGAAGTGATGGTCGAGCAGTACGGCGTCCAGTACGGGATCGACTGGTGCTGTCTCAGGGCGCCGTGGATCATGGAGAAGGACGACTTCCGCTTCAGCCTGTCCTTCGGTGATGATGTCTTCGGCGGGCCAGACTGGAAGACCCTCGTTCCGCCGGAGGTTGCCGAGCGCTCCCGCCGCGACGGCGCGGTGCCGCTGCTGCAGGAAGCGGACGGAACGCCGCTGAAGCGCAACTTCGTCCATGTCGATGATCTGGTCGAGGCGATCGTGCTGGCGCTCAACGCCCCGGCGGCGCGCCAGCGCCTCTACAACATCGCCATGGACGAACCGGTGGACTACGCCGCGGTCGCCGCGCATCTCGCTCGCACCCGCGGCCTTCCGGCGACGCCGGTCCGGGCGTCCTATGTCAGCAACTGGTTGGACAACAGCCGCGCCAAGGCGGAACTCGGCTGGCGCCCGGCCTACGACCTTCGACGATTGATCGATTCAGCCTGGGACTATGTCCGGCCGGCCGAAGAGCCGAGACGGGTGTGGTATCCGGGGTGAGGAAGCGAGGCGGGGCTGTTCCCGCGAAGTCTCATCAAGCCAAGGGAGGAATGAGATGAGGAAGGCAATGCTTCTGGCCGCAGTCGCGGTCCTTGCCCTGACCACCGGTCAGGCCATCACGCAGGAAAAGAAGACCCTGGCCGTCGTGGTCAAGGGTCTCGACAATCCGTTCTTCACCGTGCTCGGCAATGGCTGCGCCAAGTGGAACGAGAACAACCCGACGTCGGAATACACCTGCCTCTATACGGGCCCGGCGCTGTCGTCGGACGAAGCCGGCGAGGTGCAGCTCGTCGCCGACCTGATCGCCCGGCCGGACGTGGCGGGCATCGCCATCTCCCCCTCCAATGCGCCCGCCATGGCGGCGATGCTGAAGGAGAAGGCGCCGACGATCCCGATCATGACGATCGACGCCGACCTGCTGCCCGAGGACCACGGGCTGCGCAAGACCTATCTCGGCACCTACAACTACGACATGGGCGTCAAGATGGCCGGCCACCTGAAGACGCTGAAGCCGGATGGCGGCTCGGTCTGCCTGCAGCTCGGCAACGTCGCGGCCGCCAACATCAACGAGCGCGCCGCGGGTTTCCGCGACACGATCAGCGGCAACAAGGGCATCGAGCGGCTGAAGGGCGAGGGCGGATGGACCGAGATCGACGGCTGCCCGCTCTATACCAATGACGACATCCCGACGGCGAACCAGCAGCTCGCCGACGTGACCGGCGCCAATGCCGATCTCGACGCCTTCATCCTGGTCGGCGGCTGGGCCCAGTTCGGCCCGGAAGCCTACGCCGCGACCACGACCGCGCTCGAGCCACGGCTCAAGAGCAAGGAACTCGTCATTATCGCCGGCGACACGCTGCCGCCGCAGATGGACGCGCTCAAGGCCGGGCACAGCCACGTCCAGGTTGGCCAGCGGCCGTTCGAGATGGGCCTGCGCGCGCCCGACGTGCTGATCCAGCTGATCAAGGGCGAGACCGTGGAGGATCCGATCTACACCGGCCTCGACGAATGCACGCAGGAGACCGCCGCCACCTGCATCGCCGGCTGATCGCCAGCCCCGCCGCCAGGCCCAGAGCCTGGCGGCCCCATCGACCAGACTGCCGCGCCGCATGCGCGACGCGGGAGCATTGCCTTTGCCATTCGAAACCGAAGGAGAGTGACATGAGACTGCGATACTCAACCGTCGCCCTGGCGCTCGCCGCCGCGCTGACGGCCTCCACCAGCCTTGCCCAGGACAAGAAGGCGATGGCCTTCGTCGTCAACGGCGCGTCCGACTTCTGGAAGCTCGCCGAGGCGGGCGTGAAGAAGGCGCAGGGCGAACTGCCCAACTACGACCTCCAGTTCAAATATCCCGAACAGGCCGCCGCCGCCGTGCAGCAGCGCCTGATGGACGACCTCGTCGCTGCCGGCGTCTCGGCGATCATGGTCAGCGCGGTCGATCCCAAGTCGTCGACCGACGCGCTCAACCGCGTCGGAGGCCAGGTGCCGCTGTTCACCACCGACTCGGATGCGCCCGATACCAACCGCATCGCCTATATCGGCTCGTCCAACGTGGATGCCGGCAAGCAGGCGGGCGAGATCGCGCTGAAGGCGCTGCCGAACGGGGGCAAGTGCATCGGCTTCGTCGGACTGCCCGGCGCCGACAATGCGCGCGAGCGCATCGAGGGCATGAAGGCGACGATCGCAGGCTCGAAGGTCGAGCTGATCGACGTGCGCGGCGACGACATCGACATGACCCGCGCCAAGCGCAACGTCGAGGATGCGCTGGCCGCCAACCCGGACATCGACTGCATGGTCGGCTTCTACTCCTACAACCCGCCGCGCATCTATGAAGTGCTGAAGGAATCCGGCAAGCTCGGCCAGGTGACGGTCGTCGCCTTCGACGAGGACCCGATCACCCTCGGCGGCGTCAGGGAAGGCACCATCGCGGGCACGGTCGTCCAGGATCCGTATGAGTGGGGCTATCAGGGCATGAAGCTGATGGCGAAGTATCTCGAGGGCGACAAGTCGGTCGTTCCGGAGAATAAGCTGATCATCGTGCCGACGAAGATGATCGACAAGGGCAATGTCGACGCGTTCGAGGCGGAGCTGAAGTCGCGCATCGGCGGCTGACGCCTTGGAGCGAACAGGCCGGTGCGGCCTCCCGGCCGGCCTGTTTGGCGACTGAATGGAGACTGCGTACCCACATGCAACAGCCTTACCTGGAGGTGGTCGGCATCTCGAAGAGCTATCCCGGAGTGAGGGCGCTCAGCGATGTCAACTTCTCGGTGCGCACGGGGGAGGTGGTCGGGCTCGTCGGCGAAAACGGTGCCGGCAAGTCGACCCTGATGAAGATCCTTGGTGGGGTGACGGAGCCGAGTTCGGGCAGGATCGTGCTCGACGGCCATGATCTTTCACGCCTGACGGTGGCGGAATCGATGCGCGGCGGCATCGCCTTCGTCCACCAGGAACTCAATCTGTTCGAGAACCTGACGGTCGCGGCCAACATCTTCATCGGCCGCGAGCCCCGGCGGGGAGGGCCGCTGCGCCTCATCGACGAGCGCGAGCTGAAACGCCGTGCTGAACCACTGCTTCACCAGCTCGGTGCCGATTTCTCCGCCGACACGCCGGTCGCGGTCCTGTCGCTGGCGCAGATGCAACTGGTCGAGATCGCCAAGGCGCTGTCGCTGAATGCCCGCCTCATCATCATGGATGAACCCACATCGAGCCTGACCGCATCGGAGACCGAACGGCTGCTCGCCGTGATTGCGCGGCTCAAGGCAGAAGGCGTGTCGGTCGTGCTCATCTCGCACCGGCTGGCCGAGATCGAGCAGTCCGCTGGCCGGGTCGTCGTGCTGCGCGACGGCCGATGCGTCGGCGAACTGGACAAGGCGGAGATCCGCGCCGATACGATGATCAGGATGATGATCGGGCGCGAGCTGAAGACGCTCTATCGCGTGCCTGCGCAGTCACCGGGCGAGGCGGTGCTGCAACTCGCCGGCGTCCGCACCTCGTACCGGCCCGAACAGCCGGTCAGCCTCGACGTGCGGCAGGGGGAGATTCTCGGCCTCGCCGGCCTCGTCGGTTCGGGCCGAACCGAACTCGCCCGCGCCATCTTCGGGCTCGATCCGCTCAAGGGCGGGGAGATCCGCATCGCCGGCATCCCGGCTGCGATCAGATCGCCGCGGGTGGCGATCGGTCACGGCCTCTACCTGATCCCGGAAGACCGGAAGCGCTCCGGTCTGCTGCTCGACTTCCCGATACGCAGCAACGTGACCCTCGCCAGCATGGACGCGCATTCGCGGTTCGGATTGGTCGACCGGCGCGCCGAGGAGGAAAGCGCAGAGGAACAGCGCCGCAGCCTCGACATCCGCACGCCGTCGGTTTCGGTGGTGGCGGGTGCGCTCTCCGGCGGCAACCAGCAGAAGGTCGTGCTGGCGAAATGGCTGTCGATGGCGCCGAAGATCCTGGTCTTCGACGAGCCGACCCGTGGCGTCGACGTCGGCGCCAAGAACGAGATCTACGGCCTGATGCGAGCCCTGTCCGACCGTGGCGTCGGCATCTTGATGATCTCGTCGGACATGGAGGAGG
It encodes:
- a CDS encoding SMP-30/gluconolactonase/LRE family protein; this translates as MAATDYEIFDDRFARLVFTNAHVDTLWTGGRWCEGPAYLPAGRYLIWSDIPNDRILRWDEASGQVATFEQPCRNQNGHTVDHQGRLIACEHRSRSVTRIAIDGSREVLADRFEGKRFNSPNDVVVKSDGSIWFTDPSYGIDSDYEGDKSLMEQDGRHVYRIDPSGSVTRVVADMKQPNGLAFSPDEKHLYVADTGRTHFPDCAPRIRRYPLLSVGASLGPGEDFVFCDSGLFDGFRVDTAGNIWASAGDGVHCFAADGTLLGKIRIDEVVANVCFGGPKRNRLFICATTSLRSVYVNARGAGERFV
- a CDS encoding FadR/GntR family transcriptional regulator — translated: MATKPRSVGREAPRIGGTFVHFSVANEIGQRIVRGDYPPGTILPNEAEWSAMFGVGRSVVREAIKMLMAKNLLASRPKIGSWVEPRERWNLLDREVLTWYAASPERRTFLKTVQEFRYIIEPEAAALASQRRSETQMEAISKACHEMGTARTLSERTAADTRFHLAILRAAGNELLLPLGALIDSALEGLFVFVTREVNDLRHAQDLHEEIERCIRLQRPEAARKAVRRLLANTDAVIATQDSGGSGARTAVGAS
- a CDS encoding ABC transporter permease; its protein translation is MAVTLQETIDKQQHGALGHMLASQTFWVFLAAVLAFAYLSFATTSFDTPQNLFNVARNCAFVGIIGLGMTAVIITGGIDLSVGAVLCLAGMVAGMMMSWNYPIWIALPCALLAALACGFVNGVLIAYVGMPPFVVTLAMMSFARSVAMVLSGNQMVYQFGVDHAKMVAIGGGSTRGWFNTMAGWAGPDGALGSFFTWLGQNIFVPNPAVFLIVFALVFGFTFRWTRWGRHIFAIGGNEHAATLTGVPVKRIKVSVYMLSALMAGIAGILQVGWLGTITTGMGTGMELVVIAAVVIGGANLAGGGGTAFGAVVGAVLIEMIRNSLTLLGINPFWQGVFVGSFIITAVAFDRIRASRNPES
- a CDS encoding ATP-binding cassette domain-containing protein, with the protein product MTALRLTNISKHFGAIHALSDVSLSLEPAEVLGLMGDNGAGKSTLVKIIAGNFPPTGGSIHIADKEVHFGQPIDARRHGVEIVYQDLALCNNLTAGANVFLGRELRKGWGPFKILDYKQMYARAGELFAELKSETRARDLVRQMSGGQRQAVAIARTRLSEPKIVLMDEPTAAISVRQVAEVLNLIRRLRDHGIAVVLISHRMPDVFAVADRVAVLRRGRKVADKPISASSPEEVTGLITGAIETA
- a CDS encoding NAD(P)-dependent oxidoreductase yields the protein MLILVTGATGKVGRALIARLGRETPAPAIRALCHNRRLPEEDGLSVVAGSISDREVCREAMRGVTHVVHLATCKETPDEVMDVTVKGLFWLLEEFRQNPGSKRFVLIGGDAAVGHYFHRHPAPITEDAPHMAYPGCYALSKVLEEVMVEQYGVQYGIDWCCLRAPWIMEKDDFRFSLSFGDDVFGGPDWKTLVPPEVAERSRRDGAVPLLQEADGTPLKRNFVHVDDLVEAIVLALNAPAARQRLYNIAMDEPVDYAAVAAHLARTRGLPATPVRASYVSNWLDNSRAKAELGWRPAYDLRRLIDSAWDYVRPAEEPRRVWYPG
- a CDS encoding substrate-binding domain-containing protein, with the protein product MRKAMLLAAVAVLALTTGQAITQEKKTLAVVVKGLDNPFFTVLGNGCAKWNENNPTSEYTCLYTGPALSSDEAGEVQLVADLIARPDVAGIAISPSNAPAMAAMLKEKAPTIPIMTIDADLLPEDHGLRKTYLGTYNYDMGVKMAGHLKTLKPDGGSVCLQLGNVAAANINERAAGFRDTISGNKGIERLKGEGGWTEIDGCPLYTNDDIPTANQQLADVTGANADLDAFILVGGWAQFGPEAYAATTTALEPRLKSKELVIIAGDTLPPQMDALKAGHSHVQVGQRPFEMGLRAPDVLIQLIKGETVEDPIYTGLDECTQETAATCIAG
- a CDS encoding sugar-binding protein, giving the protein MRLRYSTVALALAAALTASTSLAQDKKAMAFVVNGASDFWKLAEAGVKKAQGELPNYDLQFKYPEQAAAAVQQRLMDDLVAAGVSAIMVSAVDPKSSTDALNRVGGQVPLFTTDSDAPDTNRIAYIGSSNVDAGKQAGEIALKALPNGGKCIGFVGLPGADNARERIEGMKATIAGSKVELIDVRGDDIDMTRAKRNVEDALAANPDIDCMVGFYSYNPPRIYEVLKESGKLGQVTVVAFDEDPITLGGVREGTIAGTVVQDPYEWGYQGMKLMAKYLEGDKSVVPENKLIIVPTKMIDKGNVDAFEAELKSRIGG
- a CDS encoding sugar ABC transporter ATP-binding protein, which codes for MQQPYLEVVGISKSYPGVRALSDVNFSVRTGEVVGLVGENGAGKSTLMKILGGVTEPSSGRIVLDGHDLSRLTVAESMRGGIAFVHQELNLFENLTVAANIFIGREPRRGGPLRLIDERELKRRAEPLLHQLGADFSADTPVAVLSLAQMQLVEIAKALSLNARLIIMDEPTSSLTASETERLLAVIARLKAEGVSVVLISHRLAEIEQSAGRVVVLRDGRCVGELDKAEIRADTMIRMMIGRELKTLYRVPAQSPGEAVLQLAGVRTSYRPEQPVSLDVRQGEILGLAGLVGSGRTELARAIFGLDPLKGGEIRIAGIPAAIRSPRVAIGHGLYLIPEDRKRSGLLLDFPIRSNVTLASMDAHSRFGLVDRRAEEESAEEQRRSLDIRTPSVSVVAGALSGGNQQKVVLAKWLSMAPKILVFDEPTRGVDVGAKNEIYGLMRALSDRGVGILMISSDMEEVIGISDRVAVMHEGRIAGFLRREELSEGAILSLAVGRVAA